In Kitasatospora gansuensis, a genomic segment contains:
- a CDS encoding TIGR02611 family protein — protein MAVRNDNPEPEGSDQAPAETPDAGLGSKAPHFIRRSRPLHLSWQVAIFLVGLAVVALGVVMLPLPGPGWVVIFLGMGIWATEFVWAQLVLRWTKRKVTEAAQRALDPKVRRRNIIITGIGVVIIAGLGGWYLWKYGLTMPWKLR, from the coding sequence ATGGCTGTACGAAACGACAATCCCGAGCCCGAGGGCTCGGACCAGGCGCCGGCCGAGACCCCGGACGCCGGCCTCGGATCCAAGGCTCCGCACTTCATCCGACGGTCCCGGCCGCTGCACCTCAGCTGGCAGGTGGCGATCTTCCTGGTCGGCCTCGCGGTGGTCGCGCTCGGCGTGGTGATGCTGCCGCTGCCGGGGCCCGGCTGGGTGGTCATCTTCCTGGGCATGGGCATCTGGGCGACCGAGTTCGTCTGGGCCCAGCTGGTGCTGCGGTGGACCAAGCGCAAGGTGACGGAGGCGGCACAGCGGGCGCTCGACCCCAAGGTGCGCCGCCGCAACATCATCATCACCGGCATCGGCGTGGTGATCATCGCGGGCCTGGGCGGCTGGTACCTGTGGAAGTACGGGCTCACCATGCCCTGGAAGCTGCGCTGA
- a CDS encoding GNAT family N-acetyltransferase, producing the protein MTTTLRPESPEEPLPGEGRTRRWLICVNGRPVGGLRTTSRPYGEQSWGEISELEVTGGRRRGRGTVGALAAEEVLRGWGCSRVDVTVPAGNDAALGLAVTLGYTERMLNLAKDLSQLPTLPTEVTVRPIGPEQYGGWLEQVKAGYQRELVGSGLGEQAARAKADADHRRLLREGHATPGTALRELTDAQGTLLGTLWLTLRQEIQPDGEPLAWVMSVAVEPEHRGHGHGRTLMLLAERECLAAGVRRLGLNVFSSNTVAVRLYESLGYRPTRRVMGKSLA; encoded by the coding sequence ATGACCACCACGCTGCGTCCGGAGAGTCCCGAGGAGCCGCTGCCCGGTGAGGGCCGGACCCGGCGGTGGCTGATCTGTGTCAACGGCCGTCCGGTGGGCGGGTTGCGGACCACGTCGCGGCCGTACGGGGAGCAGAGCTGGGGCGAGATCTCCGAGCTGGAGGTCACCGGGGGGCGCCGCCGGGGCCGGGGCACCGTCGGGGCGCTGGCGGCCGAGGAGGTGCTCCGGGGCTGGGGATGCAGCCGGGTGGACGTCACCGTCCCGGCGGGGAACGACGCCGCGCTCGGCCTCGCCGTGACCCTCGGCTACACCGAGCGGATGCTGAACCTGGCCAAGGACCTCTCCCAACTCCCCACGCTGCCAACGGAAGTGACGGTCCGTCCGATCGGCCCCGAGCAGTACGGCGGCTGGCTGGAGCAGGTCAAGGCGGGCTACCAACGGGAGTTGGTCGGCTCCGGTCTCGGCGAGCAGGCCGCCAGGGCCAAGGCGGACGCGGACCACAGGCGACTGCTGCGCGAGGGTCATGCCACCCCGGGCACGGCCCTGCGCGAACTCACGGACGCGCAGGGCACGTTGCTCGGCACCCTGTGGCTGACGCTCCGTCAGGAGATCCAGCCCGACGGAGAACCGCTGGCCTGGGTGATGAGCGTCGCGGTCGAACCGGAGCACCGGGGCCACGGCCACGGCCGCACCCTGATGCTGCTGGCCGAACGCGAGTGCCTGGCGGCCGGAGTACGCAGGCTCGGCCTGAACGTCTTCAGCAGCAACACCGTGGCGGTCCGGCTGTACGAGTCGCTCGGCTACCGGCCCACCCGGCGGGTCATGGGCAAGTCACTCGCCTGA
- a CDS encoding SsgA family sporulation/cell division regulator, translating to MNTTVSCELHLRLIVSSESSLPVPAGLRYDTADPYAVHATFHTGADETVEWVFARDLLAEGLHRPTGTGDVRVWPSRSHGQGVVCIALSSPEGEALLEAPARALESFLKRTDAAVPPGTEHRHFDLDRELSHILAES from the coding sequence ATGAACACCACGGTCAGCTGCGAGCTGCACCTGCGCCTCATCGTGTCCAGCGAGTCGTCACTGCCCGTCCCCGCGGGCCTGCGCTACGACACTGCCGACCCCTATGCCGTGCACGCCACCTTCCATACGGGTGCCGACGAGACCGTCGAGTGGGTGTTCGCCCGCGACCTCCTCGCGGAGGGGCTGCACCGACCCACCGGTACCGGCGACGTCCGGGTGTGGCCCTCGCGCAGCCACGGTCAGGGGGTGGTCTGCATCGCCCTGAGTTCTCCGGAAGGAGAAGCCCTGCTGGAAGCCCCGGCTCGCGCGCTCGAGTCTTTCCTCAAGCGCACCGATGCCGCCGTGCCACCCGGCACCGAACACCGTCACTTCGACCTCGACCGGGAACTGTCCCACATCCTCGCCGAGAGCTGA
- a CDS encoding thiol-disulfide oxidoreductase DCC family protein produces MSEERSIDPVLIFDGDCAFCSSCVQFSERYLRASLSSANWEAVPFQFADLAELDARAGGVGLITWERAEQEVLWLTPRGDVYGGAQAAARLLMRSGGAWAYLGALLTLAPVRPLAALVYDWVARNRHRLPGGTPACSLPRR; encoded by the coding sequence ATGAGCGAGGAACGATCGATCGATCCGGTGCTGATCTTCGACGGGGACTGCGCGTTCTGCAGCAGCTGCGTGCAGTTCTCCGAGCGCTACCTGCGGGCGAGCCTCTCCTCGGCGAACTGGGAGGCGGTGCCGTTCCAGTTCGCCGACCTGGCGGAGCTGGACGCCCGCGCGGGCGGCGTCGGGCTGATCACCTGGGAGCGGGCCGAGCAGGAGGTGCTCTGGCTGACGCCCCGTGGGGACGTCTACGGCGGGGCGCAGGCGGCGGCCCGGCTCCTGATGCGGAGCGGCGGCGCCTGGGCCTACCTCGGCGCCCTGCTGACCCTCGCACCGGTCCGCCCACTCGCGGCCCTCGTGTACGACTGGGTCGCCCGAAACCGCCACCGCCTGCCCGGCGGCACGCCGGCCTGCTCGCTGCCGCGGCGTTAG
- a CDS encoding aminotransferase class IV, producing the protein MIWVNDSLVDDGSAAVSVLDHGLTVGDGVFETVKAVDGQPFALTRHLDRLSRSAHGLGLTAPDHELVREGVAQVLAANPMPLGRLRITCTGGISPLGSERGTDPTTLVIALGSAARRPDTTAVHTVPWRRNEHSAVAGLKTTSYAENVVALAAAHRAGASEAIFANTAGQLCEGTGSNIFVVLGGRLLTPTLASGCLAGITRQLVIEWTGAEETDLPFEALAEAEEAFLTSTLRDVQAIARIDARELPAPGPVTLKAMAQFTERAADDLDP; encoded by the coding sequence ATGATCTGGGTCAACGACTCCCTGGTCGACGACGGCAGCGCCGCCGTCTCCGTACTCGACCACGGACTCACCGTCGGCGACGGCGTCTTCGAGACCGTGAAGGCGGTGGACGGGCAGCCCTTCGCGCTCACCCGCCACCTGGACCGGCTCAGCCGCTCCGCCCATGGCCTCGGCCTGACCGCCCCCGACCACGAGCTGGTCCGTGAGGGCGTGGCCCAGGTGCTGGCCGCCAACCCGATGCCGCTCGGCCGGCTCCGGATCACCTGCACCGGCGGCATCTCCCCGCTCGGCTCCGAGCGCGGCACCGACCCGACCACCCTGGTGATCGCGCTCGGCAGTGCCGCCCGTCGGCCGGACACCACGGCCGTCCACACCGTGCCCTGGCGCCGCAACGAGCACAGCGCGGTGGCCGGCCTGAAGACCACCTCGTACGCGGAGAACGTGGTCGCCCTGGCCGCCGCCCACCGGGCCGGCGCCTCGGAGGCGATCTTCGCCAACACCGCCGGGCAGCTCTGCGAGGGGACCGGCTCCAACATCTTCGTGGTGCTCGGCGGCCGACTGCTCACCCCGACCCTCGCCTCCGGCTGCCTGGCCGGCATCACCCGGCAGCTGGTGATCGAGTGGACCGGCGCGGAGGAGACCGACCTCCCGTTCGAGGCACTCGCCGAGGCGGAGGAGGCGTTCCTCACCTCCACCCTGCGCGACGTCCAGGCGATCGCCCGGATCGACGCCCGCGAGCTCCCCGCCCCGGGGCCGGTCACCCTCAAGGCGATGGCCCAGTTCACCGAGCGCGCCGCGGACGACCTCGACCCCTGA
- a CDS encoding CGNR zinc finger domain-containing protein codes for MLITHDTECALGILVELLNTSPDACGSERFPDLPALGAFVARHEISEVDSLTAADLAAVHRLRARLREVFSAASTEEAAELVNAVVAAAGTTPRLTNHDHHDWHIHYFAPHAALGDHLAAELGMALAFIVMAGERERLRRCEAPDCARVFVDLSRNRSRRYCDSRTCGNRLHVAAYRARQRAETVATG; via the coding sequence GTGCTGATCACCCATGACACCGAGTGCGCGCTGGGCATTCTGGTCGAGCTGCTCAACACCTCGCCCGATGCCTGTGGCAGCGAGCGGTTCCCGGACCTGCCCGCGCTCGGCGCCTTCGTCGCCCGGCACGAGATCAGCGAGGTCGACTCGCTCACCGCGGCCGACCTGGCGGCCGTCCACCGGCTCCGGGCCCGGCTGCGCGAGGTGTTCTCGGCGGCCTCCACCGAGGAGGCGGCCGAACTGGTCAACGCGGTGGTCGCGGCGGCTGGCACCACGCCCCGGCTGACCAACCACGACCACCACGACTGGCACATCCACTACTTCGCCCCGCACGCCGCCCTGGGCGACCACCTGGCGGCCGAACTGGGCATGGCGCTGGCCTTCATCGTGATGGCCGGCGAACGCGAGCGGCTGCGCCGCTGTGAGGCGCCGGACTGCGCCCGGGTCTTCGTCGACCTCTCCCGCAACCGCTCCCGCCGCTACTGCGACAGCCGGACCTGTGGCAACCGCCTGCACGTCGCCGCGTACCGGGCCCGCCAGCGCGCGGAGACCGTCGCCACCGGCTGA
- a CDS encoding elongation factor G, with the protein MSDRTTPPPPPFAEPGRLRNVVLIGAAGSGKTTLAEALAHAAGAISRAGTVPDGSTVSDHEAIEHQQQRSVQLALLPLAWRDCKINLLDTPGYADFAGERRAGMRAAEAAVLVVSAAEPVGPTVLALWRECRAAGLPTAIALTHVHSAEAVTACQEAFGEGHPDTVLPLCLPAFRDGHLTGSLELLTGRSYGDAPAPDPAARGALVEAIAGEDDTLLERWVAGEDLDPASLTAALRRELGQNTVHPLICTAAPLGAAELLDLIVDAFPSPLERTDELPPCDPDGPVVAQVVHTAEDQYVGRLSLVRVFSGTLRPDTVLGEERVTAITSPFGHHQRPVPAATAGDLACLAKLAHARTGDTIAADGVELDRWPQPEPLLPTAVEAHSKADEDRLAQSLARLTAQDPALRVEQNPDTHQLVLWSTGEAHQAVVLDRLRTRYGVHVDTVPYRVALRETFAGTGSGHGRHVKQSGGHGQFAICDLTVEPLPGGGFEFVDKVVGGAVPRNFVPSVEKGVRSQLAKGVLAGYPVVDVRVTLTDGKAHSVDSSDAAFQTAAALALREAAADGTVRLLEPVDEVQVLLPDEYQGAVLNDLSARRGHVLGTEPGGPGLSLLRAEVPELELAHYPVDLRSLSHGTGTFSRSYVRHAPMPPALAAQYQ; encoded by the coding sequence ATGTCGGACCGGACCACCCCACCCCCGCCGCCCTTCGCGGAGCCCGGACGGCTCCGCAACGTGGTCCTGATCGGCGCCGCGGGCTCCGGCAAGACCACGCTGGCCGAGGCCCTCGCCCACGCCGCCGGGGCGATCAGCCGGGCCGGCACCGTCCCGGACGGCAGCACCGTCTCCGACCACGAGGCGATCGAGCACCAGCAGCAGCGCTCCGTCCAGCTCGCGCTGCTCCCGTTGGCCTGGCGCGACTGCAAGATCAACCTGCTGGACACCCCCGGCTACGCCGACTTCGCGGGCGAACGCCGGGCCGGCATGCGCGCCGCCGAGGCCGCCGTCCTGGTCGTCTCCGCCGCCGAACCGGTCGGCCCCACCGTGCTCGCCCTCTGGCGCGAGTGCCGCGCGGCCGGCCTGCCCACCGCCATCGCCCTCACCCACGTGCACAGCGCCGAAGCCGTGACGGCCTGTCAGGAAGCCTTCGGCGAGGGCCACCCCGACACCGTCCTGCCGCTCTGCCTGCCCGCCTTCCGGGACGGCCACCTCACCGGCTCCCTCGAACTGCTCACCGGCCGCAGCTACGGCGACGCCCCGGCCCCCGACCCCGCCGCCCGCGGCGCCCTGGTGGAGGCCATCGCGGGCGAGGACGACACCCTGCTGGAACGCTGGGTGGCCGGCGAGGACCTCGACCCGGCCTCGCTGACCGCCGCCCTCCGCCGCGAACTCGGGCAGAACACCGTCCACCCGCTGATCTGCACCGCCGCCCCGCTCGGCGCCGCCGAACTCCTCGACCTGATCGTGGACGCCTTCCCCAGCCCGCTGGAGCGCACCGACGAACTCCCGCCCTGCGACCCCGACGGCCCCGTGGTCGCCCAGGTCGTGCACACCGCCGAGGACCAGTACGTCGGACGGCTCAGCCTGGTCCGGGTCTTCTCCGGCACCCTCCGGCCCGACACCGTCCTCGGCGAGGAACGGGTCACCGCGATCACCAGCCCGTTCGGACACCACCAGCGCCCCGTCCCGGCCGCCACGGCGGGCGACCTGGCCTGCCTGGCCAAACTCGCCCACGCCCGCACCGGCGACACCATCGCCGCCGACGGCGTCGAACTCGACCGCTGGCCGCAGCCCGAACCCCTGCTGCCCACCGCCGTCGAAGCCCACAGCAAGGCCGACGAGGACCGGCTCGCCCAGAGCCTGGCCCGGCTCACCGCCCAGGACCCGGCCCTGCGGGTCGAACAGAACCCCGACACCCACCAGCTGGTCCTCTGGAGCACCGGCGAGGCCCACCAGGCGGTCGTCCTGGACCGGCTGCGCACCCGCTACGGCGTGCACGTGGACACCGTCCCGTACCGGGTCGCCCTGCGCGAGACCTTCGCCGGCACCGGGAGCGGGCACGGCCGGCACGTCAAACAGTCGGGCGGGCACGGCCAGTTCGCGATCTGCGACCTGACGGTCGAGCCGCTGCCCGGCGGCGGCTTCGAGTTCGTCGACAAGGTGGTGGGCGGCGCGGTGCCCCGGAACTTCGTCCCGTCCGTCGAGAAGGGCGTCCGCAGCCAGCTCGCCAAGGGCGTCCTGGCCGGCTACCCCGTGGTCGACGTCCGGGTCACCCTCACCGACGGCAAGGCCCACTCCGTCGACTCCTCGGACGCCGCCTTCCAGACCGCCGCCGCACTCGCCCTGCGGGAAGCCGCCGCCGACGGCACCGTCCGGCTGCTGGAGCCGGTCGACGAAGTCCAGGTGCTGCTGCCCGACGAGTACCAGGGCGCCGTACTCAACGACCTGTCCGCCCGCCGCGGCCACGTCCTCGGCACCGAACCCGGCGGCCCCGGCCTCAGCCTGCTCCGTGCCGAAGTCCCCGAACTGGAACTGGCCCACTACCCGGTCGACCTACGCTCCCTCTCCCACGGCACGGGCACCTTCTCGCGCAGCTACGTACGCCACGCACCGATGCCACCCGCTCTGGCCGCGCAGTACCAGTAG
- the thrS gene encoding threonine--tRNA ligase: MTDVRIIINREPDREERVVTTGTTAAELFADDRSIIAARVAGALKDLAYQVQDGDEVEPVVISSKDGLDILRHSTAHVMAQAVQQLFPEAKLGIGPPVKDGFYYDFDVEKPFHPDDLKAIEKKMQEIIKRGQKFSRRVVTDEAATAELAAEPYKLELIGLKGSAATAGEGADVEVGGAELTIYDNLDAKSGEHCWGDLCRGPHLPSTRHIPAFKLMRNAAAYWRGSEKNPMLQRIYGTAWPTKDELKAHLEFLEEAAKRDHRKLGSELDLFSIPEEIGSGLAVFHPKGGIMRRVMEDYSRKRHEESGYEFVYTPHATKGSLFELSGHLDWYADGMYPPMKLDGDIDYYLKPMNCPMHNLIYRSRGRSYRELPLRLFEFGTVYRYEKSGVVHGLTRARGFTQDDAHIYCTREQMADELDSLLTFVLDLLRDYGLNDFYLELSTRDPEKFIGDLDEWEEATETLRAAAEKQGLELVLDPAGAAFYGPKISVQARDAIGRTWQMSTIQVDFQLPQRFELEFQGSDGNRQRPVMIHRALFGSIERFFAVLLEHYAGAMPPWLAPVTVVGIPITDEHIPYLQEVAAELKKQGVRIEVDSSDDRMQKKIRTAQKSKIPFMLIAGNDDVEAGAVSFRYRNGEQKNGVPLAEAVAEIVDAVQRRVQV; encoded by the coding sequence GTGACCGACGTCCGGATCATCATCAACCGCGAACCCGATCGGGAAGAGCGCGTGGTGACCACGGGCACTACCGCCGCCGAGCTCTTCGCCGACGACCGCTCGATCATCGCCGCCCGGGTCGCGGGCGCGCTGAAGGACCTGGCGTACCAGGTGCAGGACGGCGACGAGGTCGAGCCCGTCGTGATCTCCAGCAAGGACGGCCTGGACATCCTGCGGCACTCGACCGCGCACGTGATGGCGCAGGCCGTGCAGCAGCTCTTCCCGGAGGCCAAGCTCGGCATCGGCCCGCCGGTCAAGGACGGCTTCTACTACGACTTCGACGTCGAGAAGCCGTTCCACCCCGATGACCTCAAGGCCATCGAGAAGAAGATGCAGGAGATCATCAAGCGCGGCCAGAAGTTCTCCCGCCGGGTGGTCACCGACGAGGCCGCCACCGCCGAGCTGGCCGCCGAGCCGTACAAGCTCGAACTGATCGGCCTCAAGGGCTCCGCCGCCACCGCCGGCGAGGGTGCCGACGTCGAGGTGGGCGGCGCCGAGCTGACCATCTACGACAACCTGGACGCCAAGTCCGGCGAGCACTGCTGGGGCGACCTCTGCCGCGGCCCGCACCTGCCGTCGACCCGGCACATCCCGGCGTTCAAGCTGATGCGTAACGCGGCCGCCTACTGGCGCGGCAGCGAGAAGAACCCGATGCTGCAGCGCATCTACGGCACCGCGTGGCCGACCAAGGACGAGCTCAAGGCGCACCTGGAGTTCCTGGAGGAGGCCGCCAAGCGCGACCACCGCAAGCTGGGCTCCGAGCTCGACCTGTTCTCCATCCCGGAGGAGATCGGCTCCGGCCTGGCGGTGTTCCACCCCAAGGGCGGCATCATGCGCCGGGTGATGGAGGACTACTCGCGCAAGCGGCACGAGGAGTCGGGCTACGAGTTCGTCTACACCCCGCACGCCACCAAGGGCAGCCTGTTCGAGCTCTCCGGCCACCTGGACTGGTACGCCGACGGCATGTACCCGCCCATGAAGCTCGACGGCGACATCGACTACTACCTCAAGCCGATGAACTGCCCGATGCACAACCTGATCTACCGCTCGCGCGGCCGCTCGTACCGCGAACTGCCGCTCCGGCTCTTCGAGTTCGGCACCGTGTACCGGTACGAGAAGTCCGGCGTGGTGCACGGCCTGACCCGGGCCCGCGGCTTCACCCAGGACGACGCGCACATCTACTGCACCCGTGAGCAGATGGCGGACGAGCTCGACTCGCTGCTCACCTTCGTGCTGGACCTGCTGCGCGACTACGGGCTGAACGACTTCTACCTGGAGCTCTCGACCCGGGACCCGGAGAAGTTCATCGGCGACCTGGACGAGTGGGAGGAAGCCACCGAGACCCTGCGGGCCGCGGCCGAGAAGCAGGGGCTCGAGCTGGTCCTCGACCCGGCCGGTGCCGCGTTCTACGGTCCGAAGATCTCGGTGCAGGCGCGGGACGCGATCGGCCGTACCTGGCAGATGTCGACCATCCAGGTCGACTTCCAGCTGCCGCAGCGCTTCGAGCTGGAGTTCCAGGGCTCGGACGGCAACCGGCAGCGTCCGGTCATGATCCACCGGGCCCTGTTCGGCTCGATCGAGCGGTTCTTCGCGGTGCTCCTCGAGCACTACGCCGGCGCCATGCCGCCGTGGCTCGCCCCGGTCACGGTGGTCGGCATCCCGATCACCGACGAGCACATCCCGTACCTCCAGGAGGTCGCGGCCGAGCTGAAGAAGCAGGGCGTGCGGATCGAGGTCGACTCCTCGGACGACCGGATGCAGAAGAAGATTCGGACCGCACAGAAGTCGAAGATCCCGTTCATGCTGATCGCCGGCAACGACGACGTCGAGGCGGGTGCGGTGTCCTTCCGCTACCGCAACGGCGAGCAGAAGAACGGCGTGCCGCTCGCCGAGGCGGTTGCGGAGATCGTCGACGCGGTCCAGCGCCGGGTCCAGGTCTGA
- a CDS encoding chorismate-binding protein — translation MARFGGRLATGLREVSSDPEVLDGSGFWAVAYDFEGRLTCARFDEVRPDPAPPRTDGWLGPHSDSWHSSLDRDAYTAGVRRIREHIAAGEVYQANLCRVLSAPLPDPDRTDIDALTGLLAHGNPAPYAGTIRLPDHGVEIATASPELYLRQDGRTISSGPIKGTGRTEHDLLEKDHAENVMIVDLVRNDLGRVCETGSVTVPDLCVVEKHPGLVHLVSTVAGRLHGGAGWGALFDATFPPGSVTGAPKSSALRIIDALETAPRGPYCGAIGWVDADRGEAELAVGIRTFWIDRTSAEAPVLRFGTGAGITWGSDPEREWDETELKAARLVAIASGDSAVPGRQHPRSNN, via the coding sequence ATGGCCCGCTTCGGCGGGCGCCTGGCGACCGGCCTGCGGGAGGTCAGCTCGGACCCGGAGGTGCTGGACGGCTCCGGCTTCTGGGCCGTCGCGTACGACTTCGAGGGCCGGCTGACCTGCGCCCGCTTCGACGAGGTCCGGCCCGACCCGGCCCCGCCGCGGACCGACGGCTGGCTCGGCCCGCACTCCGACAGCTGGCACAGCTCGCTCGACCGGGACGCCTACACGGCGGGCGTGCGCCGGATCCGCGAACACATCGCGGCGGGCGAGGTCTACCAGGCCAACCTCTGCCGGGTGCTCTCCGCGCCGCTGCCCGACCCGGACCGCACCGACATCGACGCGCTCACCGGCCTGCTCGCGCACGGCAACCCCGCGCCGTACGCGGGCACCATCCGGCTGCCCGACCACGGGGTCGAGATCGCCACCGCCTCGCCCGAGCTCTATCTGCGCCAGGATGGCCGCACCATCTCCTCCGGCCCGATCAAGGGCACCGGCCGGACCGAGCACGACCTGCTGGAGAAGGACCACGCCGAGAACGTGATGATCGTGGACCTGGTCCGCAACGACCTCGGCCGGGTCTGCGAGACCGGCAGCGTCACCGTCCCCGACCTCTGCGTGGTGGAGAAGCACCCCGGCCTGGTCCACCTGGTCTCCACCGTCGCGGGCCGGCTGCACGGCGGCGCGGGCTGGGGCGCGCTGTTCGACGCCACCTTCCCGCCCGGCTCGGTCACCGGCGCCCCGAAGTCCAGCGCACTGCGGATCATCGACGCCCTGGAGACCGCCCCGCGCGGCCCCTACTGCGGCGCGATCGGCTGGGTCGACGCCGACCGGGGCGAGGCCGAACTCGCGGTCGGCATCCGGACGTTCTGGATCGACCGGACCTCGGCCGAAGCCCCCGTACTGCGGTTCGGCACCGGCGCCGGCATCACCTGGGGCTCGGACCCCGAACGCGAGTGGGACGAGACCGAACTCAAGGCCGCCCGCCTGGTCGCGATAGCGTCGGGCGACAGTGCCGTGCCCGGCAGGCAGCACCCGAGGAGCAACAACTGA
- a CDS encoding exonuclease domain-containing protein, with protein sequence MPHTQPWYQGPLASFDTETTGVDVETDRIVSAALVVQATPTAPARTLSWLADPGVPIPDAAREVHGITDQRARDFGRPPRVVVAEIARALAEQALAHVPLVVMNAPFDLTLLDRELRRHRGLSLADSLGRAELLVLDPRVMDKYVDRYRKGRRTLTDLCAHYGVTLDGAHDATADATATLHLVRALGRRYAGPLGALTPAELHLRQAVWHAAQARGLQNWFDREGTREQVDFAWPLRPARCACGRRLALDHRCEAAA encoded by the coding sequence GTGCCGCACACTCAGCCCTGGTACCAGGGTCCACTCGCCTCTTTCGACACCGAGACCACCGGCGTGGACGTCGAGACCGACCGGATCGTCTCGGCCGCGCTGGTGGTGCAGGCCACACCCACCGCACCCGCCCGTACCCTCAGCTGGCTGGCCGATCCCGGGGTGCCGATCCCCGACGCCGCCCGCGAGGTGCACGGCATCACCGACCAGCGGGCCAGGGACTTCGGCCGGCCGCCCCGGGTGGTGGTCGCCGAGATCGCCCGCGCGCTGGCCGAACAGGCCCTCGCGCACGTGCCGTTGGTGGTGATGAACGCCCCGTTCGACCTCACCCTGCTGGACCGCGAGCTGCGCCGGCACCGCGGCCTCTCGCTCGCCGACAGCCTGGGCCGGGCCGAACTGCTGGTGCTGGACCCCCGGGTGATGGACAAGTACGTCGACCGCTACCGCAAGGGCCGGCGCACCCTGACCGACCTGTGCGCGCACTACGGCGTGACACTGGACGGCGCGCACGACGCCACCGCCGACGCGACCGCCACCCTGCACCTGGTCCGCGCCCTGGGCCGCCGGTACGCGGGCCCGCTCGGCGCGCTGACCCCGGCCGAACTGCACCTGCGTCAGGCGGTCTGGCACGCCGCCCAGGCCCGGGGGTTGCAGAACTGGTTCGACCGCGAGGGCACCCGGGAACAGGTGGACTTCGCCTGGCCGCTTCGCCCGGCCCGCTGCGCCTGCGGTCGGCGGCTCGCACTGGACCACCGCTGCGAGGCGGCGGCCTGA
- a CDS encoding HIT family protein has product MLISMTSEPELQRGVGEPDGFRRLWTPHRMAYIQGENKPTGPAPDDGCPFCSIPALSDEDGLIVARGGSVFAVLNLYPYNGGHLMVVPYRHVADYTELDAAETAELGDYTKRAMTALRAASGAHGFNIGMNQGAAAGAGIAAHLHQHVVPRWGGDTNFMPVVGHTKVLPQLLADTRKMLAEAWPQS; this is encoded by the coding sequence ATGCTGATCAGCATGACGAGTGAGCCGGAACTGCAGCGGGGCGTGGGGGAGCCGGATGGCTTCCGGCGCCTGTGGACGCCTCATCGGATGGCGTACATCCAGGGCGAGAACAAGCCCACCGGGCCCGCACCGGACGATGGTTGCCCGTTCTGCTCGATCCCCGCGCTCAGCGACGAGGACGGGCTGATCGTCGCCCGGGGCGGTTCGGTCTTCGCGGTGCTCAACCTCTACCCGTACAACGGTGGGCACTTGATGGTGGTCCCGTACCGGCACGTGGCGGACTACACCGAGCTGGACGCGGCCGAGACCGCCGAGCTCGGCGACTACACCAAGCGGGCCATGACGGCGCTGCGGGCCGCTTCCGGTGCGCACGGGTTCAACATCGGGATGAACCAGGGCGCCGCCGCCGGGGCCGGGATCGCCGCGCACCTGCACCAGCACGTGGTGCCGCGCTGGGGCGGGGACACCAACTTCATGCCGGTGGTGGGCCACACCAAGGTGCTGCCCCAACTGCTGGCCGACACCCGGAAGATGCTCGCCGAGGCGTGGCCGCAGAGCTGA
- a CDS encoding DsbA family protein produces the protein MTDAPLPRLEFWCDLQCPDCRTALDDVRALRAQYGDALTIELRHFPLEKNKHAYAAAEAAEEAFAQGQGWAYAEALLARCDELARTGQPVLTALAGELGLDAEEVEVALIDGRHMLVVDADQAEGKAIGITGTPTYVIAGQRLDGGKSQDGLRERIVAIIEAARAGQ, from the coding sequence ATGACCGACGCCCCCCTCCCCCGCCTCGAGTTCTGGTGCGACCTCCAGTGCCCGGACTGCCGCACCGCCCTGGACGACGTACGGGCGCTGCGCGCGCAGTACGGCGACGCCCTGACGATCGAGCTGCGGCACTTCCCGCTCGAGAAGAACAAGCACGCCTACGCCGCCGCCGAAGCCGCCGAGGAGGCCTTCGCCCAGGGGCAGGGCTGGGCGTACGCCGAGGCCCTGCTGGCCCGCTGCGACGAGCTGGCCAGGACCGGGCAGCCGGTGCTCACCGCGCTGGCCGGCGAGCTCGGGCTGGACGCCGAGGAGGTCGAGGTGGCCCTGATCGACGGGCGGCACATGCTGGTGGTCGACGCCGACCAGGCCGAGGGCAAGGCGATCGGCATCACCGGCACCCCGACGTACGTCATCGCCGGGCAGCGGCTGGACGGTGGCAAGAGCCAGGACGGGCTGCGCGAGCGGATCGTCGCGATCATCGAGGCGGCCCGCGCGGGGCAGTGA